The genomic stretch TAGAATTATTAGAGTGGAATACAGCAGTCTTGTATTCTTCTTGTCCTAAGATCTCGGGTGTACCGTTATATTCATTCTGACCGTGGGTGAAAAATACAGCCCCGCGAGGCAGCGGATAAATCGAATTCTCCACCAAGAACTCCGAGTCAGATGTTTTGCCTTGCTCCGTCTGGTGATAGAAATTCTCGAAATAATACGTATCTTTGTCTTTTGTTAAACTGTTAAGAAAAGGTGTCACTTCTTCGCCGTTCAGTGTGTTATGAATCAAAAAGCTTTGCATGGATTCTAAGGAAATGAATATTACATTTTTTCCTTCCGCTTGCCCGAACTTTGCCGATTTCTCCGTCTCGACTTCTTCATTTACATACGAAAGAATTTCCGGGAGCTCATTCCCATCGGCAAAAACACGCTGGGCTTCTGTTTTAGATTGCATGACTGCATCATAAGCATGGAAATTGAATACGCCAATGTTTTTTACAAGGTATTCTCTGTCAAAGCCTCGTGTAAACAGTTGCGGTCGTTCTGCTTCGGCAAGACCTACATTTACGACGATGAGTGCGGCAATTGCTGCCATGGTAGATATTTTCTTTCTTCGCAGGTAGTTAACCGTCATTTTTTCTTTATAACGGAAGCTTAGGAACCAGATGATGCTAACATCCAGTAATAGCAAAATATCTTGTGGATAAATAAGGTTCAGTATACTGCCGCCAAGATCTGCTGCATTACTTCCTTGCATGAGGACCGGCACTGTTAAGAAATCACTAAAGTGACGGTAAAAAATTAAGTTGATGTACAAGATGATGGAGCCTGCTAAACTGATGAATCGAATGTAATGCATCTGCCACTTCCGCGAAATCAATACGCTAAGTCCAAAAGCAAAAAATGCACTGACAAACGGGTTTAGGAACAGAATAAATTCCTGCATAGCATTATCTAAACTAATATTAAATAAGAAGCGATAAACAATGTACGTCTTTAAACCAAACAAAACTGTCGCCAATATATATAATGGTGCAGCAGATCGTTTCAAGAATTAAAAGCCTCCTCATAGTAGAACAAAGCGTAAACGAATGACAGCAGCTTGCGCTGCTGTCATGCACGCGTCTCTTTTTTATTGCGCTATTTCATCTAAATGCTGTTTAACAAGATAAGCGGCACCGTAAACGCCAGCATCATTGCCAAGCTGTGCCGGTACAATTTCACATTCATAGGTTGTTCGAGGTAAAGCAGCTTGGTTAAAAGCCGCTTTAATAGGATCTAGCAATGCATCACCCGCTCTCGAAACGCCGCCCCCGATAATGATGCGGGCTGGGTTCGTAAGTATAGCCGCACTTGCTAGAACCTTTGCCAGAACTGTTGTAGCTTTGTTTACAACGGCTATTGCACTTTCGTCTTTAGCCGCAGCGAGCTCGAACACGTCTTTAGCAGATACTTCTCCGTTCTCATCCAGACGTTTTCCCAGTTCGCTTTCAGGTTGTTCCTGCGCGGCTTCTGACGCTAAGCGGCTGATGCCTGTTGCAGAAGAAACTGTCTCTAAGCAGCCTTTTCGTCCACAATTGCACGGTGCGCCATTTTCTTCTACTGTAATGTGTCCTATTTCACCAGCTGTGCCATTAATGCCATTTACAATATGTCCATTTGAGATAATACCAGCGCCTACTCCCGTACCGAGTGTAATGGCGATAATATCTTCTTTCATCGCGCCAGCACCTTTCCAAACTTCACCAAGTGCTGCTAAGTTCGCATCGTTATCAATATAAACTGGCAAGCCGGACAAAACACCAAGCTCAGCCGAAAGAGGAAAATTACGCCAGCCAACGTTAACCGCTTCTGCAATAACACCATTGCGCGGCACAATAAATCCTGGCGCTCCAACACCAATCCCTCTTACACGATCTTTCTCGATCCCAAGTTCAGTCAGCTTTGACTGAACGGTTTTCCAAATCTGTTTTGGAATGTGTAAACCTTGTTCTTGCTTATCTGTTTTAATTTCCCACTTTTCCACAATATCGCTTGCCTCATTAATGAGAGCAAGTTTGATTGTTGTTCCGCCGATATCAACACCGACTAAAATACGCTCTGCTTCCTTACTCATTGTTTCCCGCTCCTTCATGACTATCCGATAAAGCACTTATCTCTTTTGTTAAAATCATATTCGCTTGTCCATATTCTTCCAAGGGCAGCAGATTATTGGTATACAGTTCTCGCAGTTCAGACTGCATCATCGCCAAATCTAGTTTACGATCTCCTATATATACAAAAATTCCAAATGTCTTTAATAGCTGCATAACATCATAAACCGTTTTCATTTATATCACCTAACACATTATAACAACCTTCACTTAAAATTGAAAATGTTTTAAGACTGCGTTTACACCTTTTTAACATTATGCGTTCTTGAAAAAAAAATGACCTGAAGTTTATGAACTTCAGGTCATATCTTTAGCATGTTTACATGCTGCTCTTGAGATAAGCATTCAATAACGTATACGTAGCTGTTAAAGCTTGCTCATGTGTACGTTCATAAGCATGAGAAGCAGCAATGCCTGGTCCCACTAGACCGTGCCGGATATCGTAACCGGCGCGAATTGCTGCTGATGCATCTGAACCATAGTATGGATAAATATCCAGATTGTAGGAAAGGCTGTTTGTTTCAGATAGCTCAGCTAGCTTTTCTCTTAAAGCAAAATGATACGGTCCGCTCGAATCTTTCACACAGATAGAGACATCATATTCCGTTGTCGCCTGGCCATCACCAATCGCTCCCATATCAACTGCAAGGTATTCTGTTACTTCGGCTGGTATGCTGGAATTCCCGCCATAGCCAATTTCCTCATTGTTAGAGATAAGGAAATGCGTCGTATACGGCAGCTGGGTTTCCGTTTCCTTTAAATCCCGAAGTAGTTCCAGCAGAATAGCTACACTTGCTTTATCGTCTAAGTGCCTAGATTTAATAAATCCGGAAGAAGTGCGAGTGAATCGTGGATCGAAGGAAACAAAATCACCGACACGGATTCCAAGCGCTTCTGTTTCTTCCCCAGAGTGCGTTTGTTCATCAATGCGTACTTCCATATTGTTTTCATCCCGCTTGGCTTCCCCAGCATCCCGATACACATGTACAGATGTTTGATGCATAAGAATGGTGCCAGAGTACGTTTTATTTTTACTGTGTATTGTGCAATATTCGCCTTCCACGCTATTCCAGCGAAAACCGCCAATCATTGCTAACGAAAGTGTCCCGTCTGCGTTGATTTCTTTCACCATTGCTCCTAATGTGTCCACATGCGCCGTTAAAAGGCGATGCTGCTTCTCGTCTGTTCCCGGAACCGTAATGAGCAAACTGCCTTTATTAGTGACATGGGAAGTAAGACGAAGTGAATCGGCAAAATCTTTACAAAATGCAATAGCCTCATCTGTATAGCCGGATGGGCTAGGTATATGTACTAGTTTCTTTAACGTACTTGCAATGCGGTCAATACGCTGCATAAAATCCCCTACTTTCATAAAATATCGCTCTCTTACATAGTATCAATAAGCTACAGTTTGTCCACTTAGGAGGCGAGCAATTGCGTAAATGGCTTATTATTAGTTGTGTTTTCTTCTCGTGTGTCCTCTGCTCATTTTATTTCATACGACTTCAGCAGCCACAGCCGGTCATTCAGCACTTTCCGCTGAACACGTCTGCAGCATTTACAAATGCAGCCACTTCTCTGAAAAAAATCGATTTTCGGCGTATCCAGTTGCATATACAAAGTACACTTGAACAAGAAGCATATTTACGTCAGGATATTGGGCTTTTGTATGAGAATGGCGAATTAGTCGGCGTACTGAACAAATGGCAGCAGCCAGCACGTACCGTGCAGCAGCAGACAACCCATACTCTGCATCCAAACAAACAGCTGGATGCTATTTCTTATCACTTTGCAGAACTTCATCACAACGACATTACGAGTACATCCAAGATGACTGGTATTCGTACGTACACTTCAGATAAGTTTGAGCTGTTTTCTTTTCCCAAAAGCGATTCAGAAACGAATGCACAGCATCTGGCAGAATCCCAAACGAACAGCACCCTTCAGCACGTATGGACAGAGGCCAAACAACAGCTTTCCATCCCTGCTGCTACCTATATTGAGGTTCCACTCACAGCACTCCCGACCGCTGATTTAACCGTTATAAACGGGCTTTCAGACGATAAAAAAAGACAGGAAATCATCAGCAGACTTTGGGAAGGGCTCTACCGAAATTATCTGCTGCCAATCGGTCCTGCAGTAGAAAAAGGAACAGTGAAAACGTATATTCCACTGCTCCTGTTTGATAAAAATGGCAAGCACTTACGCGTTATTTACCAGGACGAATTCGGTAAACACGCAGAGCTTCTGCAGTATTACTGAGAAAGCTCTTGTACGAGCTGCTGATACTGTTTGTTGCTGGTCTCAAGCTCAGCCGCACGCTGCGCATGCTGCAAGCTCTCCTCTTCTTGCCCGTTTAGCTGGAGAATACGGGCAAGATTATAATGAACAGCAGAATCTTCAGGTGTTAAACGGACGAGCCTGTCATAATCCTGAATCGCTTTCTCTAATTCTCCGGTTTGAGAATAAGCTAACCCTCGATAAAACAATGGCAGCCGAGCCGCATCACTGCTTCCTTTATCTAAAGCATCTGTAGCATGCTGTATGACCATTTGATAATCACCCTGCTTGTAGGCAGCTTCTGCTTTCAAACCTTCATGTAATGCTGTATTGACTGGTCCCAGCAGACCATAAACAATCAAACCGGCTATTAAGACAAGGCTTAATACAGCCCCGCCTACTCGCGCTATTAACATCTTTTTACCTGGCAGACCAACGAGCAACGCACTGGCAAAGCCGCCAATTAACCCGCCTATATGCGCATAAACATCAATAACATGACTAGCAGCAAAGCTAATCACTAGATTGATCAGCAATATGACAATCAATCCGTTTCCAATTGTCCGCCAGAATAACTTCGGATAAACAGTCCCAAAATAGAGCAATGCGCCGAACAAACCAAAAATAGCTCCGGATGCGCCTGCACTTAAGTTTTGCGAAAAAGCAAAACT from Terribacillus sp. DMT04 encodes the following:
- a CDS encoding LTA synthase family protein codes for the protein MKRSAAPLYILATVLFGLKTYIVYRFLFNISLDNAMQEFILFLNPFVSAFFAFGLSVLISRKWQMHYIRFISLAGSIILYINLIFYRHFSDFLTVPVLMQGSNAADLGGSILNLIYPQDILLLLDVSIIWFLSFRYKEKMTVNYLRRKKISTMAAIAALIVVNVGLAEAERPQLFTRGFDREYLVKNIGVFNFHAYDAVMQSKTEAQRVFADGNELPEILSYVNEEVETEKSAKFGQAEGKNVIFISLESMQSFLIHNTLNGEEVTPFLNSLTKDKDTYYFENFYHQTEQGKTSDSEFLVENSIYPLPRGAVFFTHGQNEYNGTPEILGQEEYKTAVFHSNNSSFWNRDVMYDSLGYDTFYDENSYNVVSDGEDKNVVGWGLLDKPFFEQSIPYLQEMEKPYYSKFITLTNHHPFDLPEEDASIDQFDSNSQTLNKYFQTARYTDEAVEQFFNQLKEAGEYEDSIIVMMGDHYGISEYHNKAMSQYLGKDITPYQQVQNQRVPFFIHIPGDDNGQVMEQVAGQIDVKPTILSLLGIEAEHDIQFGNDLFTEDRKEYTALRNGDFISEDYVYTNDMCYDRQTGEPADELEGEEAELSGETGEQIESVCEPIQEQVTKELNYSDRIIYGDLLRFYDFEKGKEKTN
- a CDS encoding ROK family glucokinase; translation: MSKEAERILVGVDIGGTTIKLALINEASDIVEKWEIKTDKQEQGLHIPKQIWKTVQSKLTELGIEKDRVRGIGVGAPGFIVPRNGVIAEAVNVGWRNFPLSAELGVLSGLPVYIDNDANLAALGEVWKGAGAMKEDIIAITLGTGVGAGIISNGHIVNGINGTAGEIGHITVEENGAPCNCGRKGCLETVSSATGISRLASEAAQEQPESELGKRLDENGEVSAKDVFELAAAKDESAIAVVNKATTVLAKVLASAAILTNPARIIIGGGVSRAGDALLDPIKAAFNQAALPRTTYECEIVPAQLGNDAGVYGAAYLVKQHLDEIAQ
- a CDS encoding YqgQ family protein, which gives rise to MKTVYDVMQLLKTFGIFVYIGDRKLDLAMMQSELRELYTNNLLPLEEYGQANMILTKEISALSDSHEGAGNNE
- a CDS encoding M42 family metallopeptidase, yielding MQRIDRIASTLKKLVHIPSPSGYTDEAIAFCKDFADSLRLTSHVTNKGSLLITVPGTDEKQHRLLTAHVDTLGAMVKEINADGTLSLAMIGGFRWNSVEGEYCTIHSKNKTYSGTILMHQTSVHVYRDAGEAKRDENNMEVRIDEQTHSGEETEALGIRVGDFVSFDPRFTRTSSGFIKSRHLDDKASVAILLELLRDLKETETQLPYTTHFLISNNEEIGYGGNSSIPAEVTEYLAVDMGAIGDGQATTEYDVSICVKDSSGPYHFALREKLAELSETNSLSYNLDIYPYYGSDASAAIRAGYDIRHGLVGPGIAASHAYERTHEQALTATYTLLNAYLKSSM